In the genome of Streptomyces violaceoruber, the window GACCGGGGCCGTACAGGCGTCGGAGTCGGCGAAGACGGCCGTCCACTCGTCGCGGGTACGGGACTTGAAACGGGCGGCGACGGCCGCGCGCAGCTCGGGCCAGCGGGCCGGGTCGTCGCGGGCCGGTGCCAGGTCGGGGATGCCGAGCAGCCGCATGAACTCGGCGTAGAACTGCGGTTCGAGCGCGCCGACCGCCATGTACCGGCCGTCGGCGGTCTCGTAGGTGCCGTAGAAGGGGCAGCCGCCGTCGAGGAGGTTGGCGCCGCGCCGGTCCTGCCAGGCGCCGGCGGCCAGCATGCCGTGGATCATCGCCGAGAGGTGGGCGGTGCCGTCGACGATGGCGGCGTCCACGACCTGCCCGGTGCCGTCCTCGCGCGCGTGGTGCAGGGCGGCGAGGATGCCGACGACCAGGTAGAGGGAGCCGCCCGCGTAGTCGCCGAGCAGGTTGGCGGGGGCCGCCGGGGGCACGTCGGGGGCGCCGGTCATGCCCAGGGTGCCGGTGAGCGCGATGTACCCGATGTCGTGCCCGGCGCGCCGGGCGAGCGGGCCTTCCTGGCCCCAGCCGGTCATCCGGCCGTAGACGAGGCGCGGGTTGCGGGCGTGGCAGTCCCGGGGACCGACGCCGAGCCGTTCGGCGACGCCGGGGCGGTAGCCCTCGATCAGGACGTCGGCGCGTTCGGCGAGGTCGAGGACCCGGGCCGGGCCGTCCGGTGCCTTGAGGTCGACGACCACGGAGCGCTTGTTCCGGTTGGTGACGTCGTGGGCGGGGTCGATCCCGAGGCCCGGCCCGCCGGGACGGTCGACGCGCACGACGTCGGCGCCCAGGTCCGCCAGGAGCATGGCGGCGAAGGGTCCGGGACCGATACCGGCCAGCTCGACCACGCGCACACCGGCGAGCGGGCCCTCGGTGCCCGGCGTCCGCGTCGGCGTCTTCGCTTCCGGCATGCAGCCCCCAGCTCTGTGACACAACCGATGTAACACCAGTGATGCTAAGAACGTGTTCCACTGGGCACAAGACCCGGGCGAGCAAGCGCTTAGCCAATTATGGTGCAGGCTCCTCGCCGGGCCGCGCGATCCTCACGCTAGCCTCAGCCACCGGCAACGGCGCGTGCTGCGGACCCAGGGGTTGCCGACGGGTGACGGAGGGATGTCATGAGCAGGCTGAAGACGGCCGACCGGCCGTACGACATCGTGTTGTTCGGGGCGACGGGATTCGTCGGCGAACTGACCGCGCAGTACCTCGCCGCACACGCGCCGGACGGCCTGCGCTGGGCGGTCGCCGGCCGCGACGGGGAGAAGCTGCGCCGCCTGCGCGACCGGCTGGCCGCCGCGGCGGACACCGCGGCGGACGTCGGCGTGCTGCTCGCGGACGTGTCCGATCCGGACTCGTTGCGCGAACTCGCCGGGCACGCGCGCGTGGTGGCCACGACTGTCGGCCCGTACGTCCGTTACGGCGACGCGCTGGTCGCCGCCTGCGCCGACGCCGGTACGGACTACCTCGACCTCACCGGGGAGCCCGAGTTCGTCGACCTGGCGTACGTCCGCCACGACACCCGCGCGCGGGAGACCGGCGCCCGCCTGGTGCACGCCTGCGGTTTCGACTCCGTCCCGCACGACCTCGGCGTGTACTTCACCGTGCGGCAGCTGCCGGAGGGCGTGCCGCTGAGGGTGGACGGCTTCGTGCGGGTCGGCGCCACGTTCTCGGGCGGTACGTTCGCCTCCGCCCTGGGCCAGTTCGCGCGCGGGCGCGCGCTGCGGGCTGCCGCGCTGGAACGCCGGCGGCACGAGCCCCGGCTGGTGGGCCGCCGCGTGGTGACCCCGACCGGGGCGCCGCGGTTCGCCGGGGAGGTGGGGGCGTGGGCGCTGCCGCTGCCGACGGTGGACGCGCAGATCGTGCGCCGCTCCGCGAAGGCCCTGGATCGCTACGGCCCGGACTTCCGCTACCGCCACTACGCGGCCGTACGGCGGCTGCCCGTCGCGGTGGGCGGGGTGGCCGCCGTGGGTGCGCTGGTGGCGGCCGCCCAGGTGCCGCCCGCGCGGCGCTGGCTGTCCGGTCGGCTTGCGCCGGGCGAGGGACCGAGCGCCGAGCGGCGGGCGAAGAGCTGGTTCTCGGTCCGCTTCGTGGGCGAGGGAGGCGGCCGCCAGGTGTTCACCGAGGTCGCGGGCGGCGACCCCGGGTACGACGAGACGGCCAAGATGTTCGCCGAGGCGGCGCTCTGTCTCGCCCTGGACGCCCTGCCGCCGACGGCCGGGCAGGTGACCACGGCCGTGGCGATGGGCGACGCGCTGACCGAGCGGCTGCGGGCGGCGGGCATCGGCTTCCGGGTGGCCGCGGCCCGCTGACGGGCCGCCCGGGGCGCCGTACGGCGCTCCGGGGTCCGGGACCTACCCGCTCCGGGGTCCGGGACCTACCCGGACCACCCGGCGATCGTGTAGATCATCCCGCCGATCCAGGCCAGACCCGCGCCCACCGCCAGCACGAGACCCGCGACCACGGACCGCTCGACGGGGCGGCCGGACCGGGCCGGGTACTTGGGTGCACGGTGTGTCGTCATGCCGTCCACCCTGCCGGGACCGCGGGGATGGCACATCCGTACGGATACTCAGATCCCGCTGGGTGTTCGAATCCGCCGATTTGAGACTTTCACGGCGCCTCTCTCCGGGCCACCGGGCGTGATGTGCGGCCAAGTGCCAAAAAGGAGTTCAATGAAACCCTTGAAGGCATGAAGTTCCTTCTCGAAGTCACCATGGACGAGGGCGCGCTCGCCGAGGACCCCGCGGGCGAGTTGCAGCGGATCCTGCGGTACTGGGGCGGCAACCTGAAGCACTACGCGCTGCGGCCCGGCGACGGTTCCGAGATCTACGACTCGGCGTACCGGGAGGTGGGCCGCTGGAGCGTCGAGGATCAGGCCCGGTAGGCGGCGTCCCGCAGGGCCGCGCGGCACAGGGCGTCGGCCCTGCGGGTGGTCTCCGGCAGCCGGTAGGCGGGCGTCAGGGCCAGGGTGTGGGCGCAGGCGTTGCCGAGGCCCACCCGGTGCCCGACCGAGACGAAGACCGGCTTCACGCCGTCGCGGGTGCGCACCGCCCGCCCGACCTCCTCGGCACCGGCGAGCAGCGGGGACGTGCTGCCGCGCGGGGTGTCGGGGTCGTCGTGGGTGAAGGTGAACGGGTTCTTGGCCACGCCGATCGTGGGCAGGCCGGTGAGGACGCCCAGGTGGCTGGCGAGGCCGAAGCGGCGCGGGTGGGCCAGGCCGTACCCGTCGCACACGACCAGGCCGGGCGGGCAGGGCAGCGCTTCCAGTGCGGCGAGCACGGTCGGGATCT includes:
- a CDS encoding endonuclease V; its protein translation is MTTVSVQIPAGWPATEERARAVQDELRARVVLDEPGPPPGTGRVTGVDVAYDDERDVVAAAAVVLDAGTLAVVAEATAVGRISFPYVPGLLAFREIPTVLAALEALPCPPGLVVCDGYGLAHPRRFGLASHLGVLTGLPTIGVAKNPFTFTHDDPDTPRGSTSPLLAGAEEVGRAVRTRDGVKPVFVSVGHRVGLGNACAHTLALTPAYRLPETTRRADALCRAALRDAAYRA
- the mmpA gene encoding morphogenic membrane protein MmpA translates to MTTHRAPKYPARSGRPVERSVVAGLVLAVGAGLAWIGGMIYTIAGWSG
- a CDS encoding CaiB/BaiF CoA transferase family protein, with product MPEAKTPTRTPGTEGPLAGVRVVELAGIGPGPFAAMLLADLGADVVRVDRPGGPGLGIDPAHDVTNRNKRSVVVDLKAPDGPARVLDLAERADVLIEGYRPGVAERLGVGPRDCHARNPRLVYGRMTGWGQEGPLARRAGHDIGYIALTGTLGMTGAPDVPPAAPANLLGDYAGGSLYLVVGILAALHHAREDGTGQVVDAAIVDGTAHLSAMIHGMLAAGAWQDRRGANLLDGGCPFYGTYETADGRYMAVGALEPQFYAEFMRLLGIPDLAPARDDPARWPELRAAVAARFKSRTRDEWTAVFADSDACTAPVLSLREAPHHPHLAARSTFTEHDGITQPAPAPRFSATPTTVRTGPALPGADTEAVVRDWGLPRAWGGPAPASLPNPNPAVHNPQ
- a CDS encoding saccharopine dehydrogenase family protein produces the protein MSRLKTADRPYDIVLFGATGFVGELTAQYLAAHAPDGLRWAVAGRDGEKLRRLRDRLAAAADTAADVGVLLADVSDPDSLRELAGHARVVATTVGPYVRYGDALVAACADAGTDYLDLTGEPEFVDLAYVRHDTRARETGARLVHACGFDSVPHDLGVYFTVRQLPEGVPLRVDGFVRVGATFSGGTFASALGQFARGRALRAAALERRRHEPRLVGRRVVTPTGAPRFAGEVGAWALPLPTVDAQIVRRSAKALDRYGPDFRYRHYAAVRRLPVAVGGVAAVGALVAAAQVPPARRWLSGRLAPGEGPSAERRAKSWFSVRFVGEGGGRQVFTEVAGGDPGYDETAKMFAEAALCLALDALPPTAGQVTTAVAMGDALTERLRAAGIGFRVAAAR